Sequence from the Gloeocapsopsis dulcis genome:
TTGTGAGTTGGAAATAGCGACTTGCTCTTGTTGCCACTGTTCAAATGCTTCTGGTGTTTCAATGACGAATTGTGTATTCATTGCACCGTGGTATGGACCACAGAGTTCAGCACAGATCAGCTTATACTCACCTAAAGTTTTCGGTGTAAATCGAATTTCCGACTGTCTACCAGGAATTGCGTCTTGTTTTAGGCGTAATTCTGGCACCCAAAAAGCGTGAATAACATCGTTGGCGGTCATACTAATTTGAACTTCGCGCCCCACGGGAACGTGTAGTTCGCCAGTTGTAATTCCTGTATCAGGGTAGGTGATGATCCAAGCATACTGTAATCCTGTAACATTAATCGTCAGGGCTGGGGATGTGCCTTCTCGATCAGGACTTGAACCAATTGTGGGAGAAACAACTCCTACGCCTGGAGCATTTCGCTTTTGCGGTATTTGATCGGCATTGCGAATTTCTGCAGTTCCTGGATCTTGCATTGCTGCGTCAGACTTGTCTTGATTCAGATTGGAGGGATCTGCACTTGGTGGTGTATCATTCAGCGTTGCTGCGATCGCGGCTCCTGGCATTCTGACTGCTTGCTCTCCTATTGGTGCATCATGCACATCATGCGGATTGAAACCACCAATTGAGTTATAAACATCAAAGCTGTAAATAGCAATTCCAAGAACAATAATTGCTGGTACTGCTGTCCACAAGATTTCTAGGGGGATGTTTCCGAAAATTGGTGGTCCATCAGAATTGTCATCAGGGCGACGACGAAAGCGAATGGCAGAGTAAATCAGGGCACCTTCCACAATCAGAAATAAACCTGTGGAGATGGTCAACATTGCATTGAATAGCCCATCTACCAACTCGGCTTCATCTGATGCTGCTGTTGGCAACAGACCATGATTCTGACCGTACCAAAGGCTAACTATGGTTACGACTATACCAATGATTAAAGTCCAGATCGACGATGGAATGTTCACGGTTTAGCTATTTAATGACTTTACTTCTATTGTTAACTCTGCTTATCTACCACGGTAGTGCAGAGATAAACTAGCGTCGAGAAAATCGAGGTTATTTTTACTAATTTCTTTGGGATCGCTCAATTAGATTTATCTGGCATGCTTCTTTAGTATCACCTGTGGCAGATGTTAAGCAAAGTAAAGTGTGTTACTTAATTGACGTTATTGATATTAATACAAGCAAACTCTAACAATAATCATTGAGTGGCAGTGTAGATAACTTAAAAGTTGGAGATCCGGTAATTGAAAGTTCCTATTCCCCCATCACTCATTTTCTGTTAGTCATGCGCTAGCGTGGAAATGAGCAAACAATCACAAAATGTTAACGTTGATAGCTCTCAAACAGGCAGAAGGTATCGTTCATGACCGAATCCGTCCTGCATAACCAAACTTTAACAAGTGGCGCACAGTCGCAGCCAAAAGAACGAATCCGGCGGCTCGTATGGAAAATTGCGATCGCTACCTTGATTTTGATGGCAATCGGTAGTGCCACTCGTGTAATGAATGCTGGGCTAGCTTGCCCAGACTGGCCTTTGTGCTATGGTGAGCTTGTCCCCACAAAACAAATGAATTTTCAAGTATTCCTCGAATGGTTTCATCGTTTAGACGCAGCCATGGTAGGGTTGGGAGCGATCGCCTTGGCGAGTTTATCTTGGTGGCACCGTCGAGCGTTACCGCAGTGGTTGCCTTGGGCGGCAACTTTTGCACTCGGTTTAGTTGTCTTTCAAGGTGTTTTAGGTGGCTTAACTGTCACGGAACTTTTGCGTTTTGATATTGTGACTGCACACTTGGGTACTGCCCTGTTATTTTTTGTGACACTACTTGTAATTGGTACAGCATTAGTACCTTATCAGGGAACTGGCACAGCAAGTAATCTACCTTGGATAGGTTTGATTGCAGCTAGTCTTGTTTATTTACAAAGCCTAATGGGTGCTTTAGTAGCTTCTCGCTGGGCGCTACATCAATGTTTTGCAGGAAATGCTTTATGTAGCGTGATGTATAGTCATATTGCTGGTGTCATTCCACCAACTTTGGCAGTTATTAGCGTTGTCTTTTTTGCCTGGCGGACTCCGGCATTGCATCCGGCACTGCGACAACTTGCAACTATGGCTTGTGGCTTGCTGATTCTCCAAATTTTATTGGGTATAGCAACATTCCGCTTGCATCTGCAAGTAGAGCCACTTACGGTAGCGCACCAAGTCGTCGGTGCAGTTTTGT
This genomic interval carries:
- a CDS encoding cytochrome c oxidase subunit II — encoded protein: MNIPSSIWTLIIGIVVTIVSLWYGQNHGLLPTAASDEAELVDGLFNAMLTISTGLFLIVEGALIYSAIRFRRRPDDNSDGPPIFGNIPLEILWTAVPAIIVLGIAIYSFDVYNSIGGFNPHDVHDAPIGEQAVRMPGAAIAATLNDTPPSADPSNLNQDKSDAAMQDPGTAEIRNADQIPQKRNAPGVGVVSPTIGSSPDREGTSPALTINVTGLQYAWIITYPDTGITTGELHVPVGREVQISMTANDVIHAFWVPELRLKQDAIPGRQSEIRFTPKTLGEYKLICAELCGPYHGAMNTQFVIETPEAFEQWQQEQVAISNSQQLVAVNTAVSPAEFLAPYISDLGIQPETLHQIHHNHH
- a CDS encoding COX15/CtaA family protein, whose protein sequence is MTESVLHNQTLTSGAQSQPKERIRRLVWKIAIATLILMAIGSATRVMNAGLACPDWPLCYGELVPTKQMNFQVFLEWFHRLDAAMVGLGAIALASLSWWHRRALPQWLPWAATFALGLVVFQGVLGGLTVTELLRFDIVTAHLGTALLFFVTLLVIGTALVPYQGTGTASNLPWIGLIAASLVYLQSLMGALVASRWALHQCFAGNALCSVMYSHIAGVIPPTLAVISVVFFAWRTPALHPALRQLATMACGLLILQILLGIATFRLHLQVEPLTVAHQVVGAVLLGVLVAFTVLGLRDRTTVSIAILTTEPSNL